A region of Bacillota bacterium DNA encodes the following proteins:
- the aroH gene encoding chorismate mutase, whose protein sequence is MQRVLRAIRGAVCAEANSAQAIERASRELVLAISEANGIGPEDVLSAVFTATPDLNAQFPAVGARQAGWTGVALLCAQEMAVPSPVKRCVRVLVHAYLPVGRQARHVYLGEAAVLRPDWASPSNGHA, encoded by the coding sequence ATGCAGCGGGTTCTGAGAGCCATCCGGGGCGCGGTCTGCGCCGAGGCCAACAGCGCGCAGGCCATCGAGCGGGCCAGCCGCGAACTCGTCCTGGCCATCTCCGAGGCGAACGGCATCGGGCCCGAGGATGTACTGAGCGCGGTGTTCACGGCCACCCCGGACCTGAACGCTCAGTTTCCCGCCGTCGGAGCCAGGCAGGCGGGATGGACCGGGGTGGCACTGCTGTGCGCCCAGGAGATGGCGGTGCCGTCGCCGGTGAAGCGGTGCGTGCGGGTCCTGGTTCACGCCTATCTCCCCGTGGGCCGGCAGGCCCGCCACGTGTACCTCGGTGAAGCCGCGGTTCTGCGGCCGGACTGGGCGTCGCCATCCAACGGGCACGCCTGA
- the aroF gene encoding 3-deoxy-7-phosphoheptulonate synthase: MVVVLRRDATPEQVEAIVDRLHRLGFQTHLSRGTERTIVGAIGDRRPELIPQLEAIPGVERVVPILRPFKLAAREFRPEPSLVEVGGDGAARVVIGGPRVVVIAGPCAVESEEQLDSVARAVQQSGATILRAGAYKPRTSPYSFQGLEREGLRLLAEVRRRLQLPVVTEVLNPRDVELVAEHADMLQIGARNMQNFVLLREVGRSSRPVLLKRGMAATIEEWLMAAEYILASGNPRVVLCERGIRTFENLTRNTLDLSAVAVVHELSHLPVLVDPSHGTGRSAYVPPMARASVAAGADGIMVEVHPSPEDALSDGPQQLTPESFAQMMESLRPVAAAVGRWL; this comes from the coding sequence GTGGTTGTCGTTCTGCGCCGTGATGCCACGCCCGAGCAGGTGGAAGCGATTGTGGACCGCCTCCACCGCCTCGGCTTCCAGACACACCTTTCCCGCGGAACCGAGCGCACCATTGTGGGCGCCATCGGTGACCGCCGTCCCGAACTGATCCCGCAGCTCGAAGCGATCCCGGGCGTCGAACGGGTCGTACCGATCCTGAGGCCGTTCAAGCTGGCAGCCCGGGAGTTCCGGCCCGAACCCAGCCTGGTGGAGGTGGGCGGCGACGGGGCCGCCCGGGTCGTCATCGGTGGGCCCCGGGTCGTGGTCATTGCGGGGCCGTGCGCCGTCGAGAGTGAGGAGCAACTGGACAGCGTGGCGCGTGCCGTCCAGCAGTCCGGTGCCACGATTCTGCGGGCCGGCGCTTACAAGCCCCGCACGTCGCCTTACAGCTTCCAGGGGCTGGAGCGCGAAGGACTGCGCCTGCTGGCCGAGGTGCGCCGCCGGCTGCAACTGCCCGTGGTGACCGAAGTGCTCAACCCCAGAGACGTGGAACTGGTGGCCGAGCACGCCGACATGCTGCAGATCGGCGCCCGCAACATGCAGAACTTCGTGCTGCTCCGGGAGGTCGGCCGAAGCTCTCGCCCCGTGCTTCTCAAGAGAGGCATGGCGGCCACCATCGAGGAGTGGTTGATGGCGGCCGAATACATCCTCGCCTCCGGCAACCCGAGAGTCGTTTTGTGCGAACGCGGGATCCGCACCTTCGAGAACCTGACCCGCAACACCCTGGACCTGAGCGCCGTGGCCGTGGTCCACGAACTGAGCCACCTGCCGGTGCTGGTGGACCCGAGCCACGGCACGGGGCGTTCGGCGTACGTGCCGCCCATGGCGAGGGCGAGCGTGGCGGCAGGTGCCGACGGGATCATGGTGGAGGTTCACCCGTCGCCCGAAGACGCGCTCTCCGACGGGCCGCAGCAGCTGACCCCCGAGAGCTTCGCGCAGATGATGGAATCGCTGCGCCCTGTGGCAGCCGCCGTGGGGCGCTGGCTGTGA
- a CDS encoding prephenate dehydrogenase yields the protein MPERVTIVGCGVIGGSLGLALRSLGGPGRYQVVAFDRDASRARQAVELGAADRSAMSLEEAVAKADLVVLAVPAEAVVELARRASSAAPGGAVLTDVASVKGHIVEELDGRLPGGQAFVGGHPMAGSERAGLAGADPYLFQNAVYVLTPTASTPPAALDQVTRLVASIGAHPVHLSPSQHDAAVGVVSHLPHVVASCLVLAAGASEDEGIPAFELAATGFRDATRLALGHEEVWLPVLALNAPALSRAIAAFRRVLDRVERALVSGDRLELESLLVKARRTRAALRLPAKGYGAPTWDLVVRLPDRPGAIAAVSGALGDRGINIADIEILRVREGEAGTLRLGFNSEQTLRAALEVLRGRGFATWVR from the coding sequence ATGCCCGAGCGGGTCACCATCGTCGGCTGCGGCGTCATCGGGGGTTCGCTGGGACTGGCGCTGCGCTCGCTGGGGGGACCGGGGCGCTATCAGGTGGTGGCGTTCGACCGCGACGCTTCGCGGGCCCGCCAGGCCGTGGAGCTGGGCGCGGCCGACCGGTCCGCCATGAGCCTGGAAGAGGCCGTTGCGAAAGCGGACCTGGTGGTGCTGGCCGTTCCGGCCGAGGCGGTGGTGGAGCTGGCACGGCGCGCCTCTTCGGCCGCACCTGGTGGGGCCGTTTTGACCGACGTGGCCTCGGTCAAGGGCCACATCGTCGAGGAGCTCGACGGGCGCCTGCCGGGGGGCCAGGCCTTCGTGGGGGGGCACCCCATGGCCGGTTCGGAGCGGGCGGGGCTTGCCGGCGCGGATCCGTACCTCTTTCAGAACGCGGTGTACGTGTTGACCCCCACGGCCTCCACGCCCCCGGCGGCCCTGGACCAGGTCACGCGACTGGTTGCGTCGATCGGGGCGCACCCCGTCCATTTGAGCCCCTCGCAGCACGACGCGGCGGTGGGGGTCGTAAGCCACTTGCCGCACGTGGTGGCCAGTTGCCTGGTGCTGGCCGCCGGGGCATCCGAGGACGAGGGGATCCCCGCCTTCGAACTCGCGGCGACAGGCTTCAGGGATGCCACGCGCCTCGCGTTGGGGCACGAAGAGGTCTGGCTTCCCGTGCTGGCACTGAACGCGCCGGCGCTCTCCCGGGCCATCGCGGCCTTCCGGCGGGTGCTCGACCGGGTCGAACGGGCGCTTGTGAGCGGCGACCGCCTGGAACTTGAATCACTGTTGGTGAAGGCTCGCCGGACGCGGGCCGCGCTGCGCCTGCCCGCCAAGGGCTACGGGGCGCCCACCTGGGATCTCGTCGTGAGGCTCCCCGACCGGCCGGGGGCCATCGCCGCGGTGAGCGGGGCGCTGGGCGACCGGGGAATCAACATCGCGGACATCGAAATCCTGCGGGTGCGGGAAGGCGAGGCGGGGACGCTGCGCCTGGGCTTCAATTCCGAGCAGACCCTGAGGGCTGCGCTGGAAGTCTTGCGGGGGCGGGGGTTTGCGACATGGGTCAGGTGA